From a region of the Oscillatoria salina IIICB1 genome:
- a CDS encoding glutathione S-transferase family protein, with the protein MATGMMIDGEWRTEGYEKDEKGRFKRNPTTFRNWVTADGSSGFKAESGRYHLYVSFACPWAHRTLIMRQLKGLTEAISLSVVDPYMGDNGWQFSDAPGTIPDPIFQAQYLREVYKKADPNYTGRVTVPILWDTQKGTIVNNESREIIRMFDREFNEIANNKIDLCPSDLEAEIEKTIEAIYQPINNGVYRAGFAQSQTAYEEAVTELFEALDYWETVLAKQRYLCGSQLTEADLCMFTTLLRFDVVYYVHFKCNLRHIYEYENLWNYLKDLYQHPGVKETCNLAHIKQHYYQSHPHINPSGIVAKGPIINFDE; encoded by the coding sequence ATGGCAACTGGAATGATGATCGACGGTGAATGGCGCACCGAAGGTTATGAAAAAGACGAAAAAGGTAGATTCAAACGTAATCCTACCACATTCCGTAATTGGGTGACAGCCGATGGCTCAAGCGGTTTCAAAGCTGAATCAGGGCGCTATCATCTTTATGTTTCTTTTGCTTGTCCTTGGGCGCATCGGACTTTAATTATGCGTCAATTGAAAGGTTTAACTGAGGCAATTTCTCTTTCTGTTGTCGATCCTTATATGGGCGATAATGGTTGGCAATTTTCTGATGCTCCCGGGACAATTCCCGATCCAATTTTTCAGGCTCAATATTTGCGGGAAGTGTATAAAAAAGCCGATCCAAATTATACGGGACGGGTGACTGTGCCGATTTTATGGGATACACAAAAAGGGACAATTGTCAATAATGAATCTCGCGAAATTATCCGGATGTTTGACCGCGAGTTTAACGAGATTGCGAACAACAAAATTGATTTATGTCCCTCAGATTTAGAAGCAGAAATAGAGAAAACTATCGAGGCTATTTATCAACCAATTAATAATGGCGTTTATCGTGCAGGTTTTGCTCAATCTCAAACAGCTTATGAAGAAGCAGTAACGGAACTTTTTGAAGCTTTAGATTACTGGGAAACTGTCTTAGCAAAGCAGCGTTATTTGTGTGGTTCTCAACTAACAGAAGCCGATCTGTGTATGTTTACTACTTTGCTGCGTTTTGATGTTGTATATTATGTACATTTTAAATGTAATTTGCGCCATATTTACGAGTATGAGAATTTGTGGAATTATCTCAAGGATTTATATCAGCATCCAGGGGTAAAGGAAACTTGTAATTTGGCTCATATCAAGCAACATTATTATCAAAGTCATCCTCATATTAATCCGAGTGGAATTGTGGCTAAAGGTCCAATAATTAATTTTGACGAATAA
- the aroA gene encoding 3-phosphoshikimate 1-carboxyvinyltransferase translates to MSNNVVVTLKNIANQQNLIVRRPEAGLSLQGRIQIPGDKSISHRALMLGAIASGETRIKGLLLGEDPRSTASCFRQMGAEISPLNTDEVIVKGVGLGLLQEPNEVLNAGNSGTTLRLMLGILASQPGRFFTVTGDNSLRSRPMSRVVKPLQQMGAKIWGRKGDSLAPLAVRGTELQPIHYHSPIASAQVKSCVLLAGLMTTGETTVTEPALSRDHSERMLQAFGAKIKVDPETNSVTIQGRPKLEGQTVIVPGDISSAAFWLIAGAIVPDSELLIENVGVNPTRTGILEALAMMGANITKENEREVAGEPVADLRVRSSKLQSCTISGDIIPRLIDEIPILAVAAIFAEGTTIIKDAAELRVKESDRLAVTANQLNRMGAKIHELPDGLEITGGTTLIGTEVDSCTDHRIAMSLAIAALNAKGTTTIHGAEAAAISYPDFVTTLQGICES, encoded by the coding sequence ATGTCAAACAATGTCGTCGTTACACTGAAAAATATCGCGAATCAGCAAAACTTGATTGTCCGCAGACCGGAAGCTGGTTTATCTTTACAAGGTAGGATTCAAATTCCGGGTGATAAATCAATTTCCCATCGCGCGTTGATGTTGGGTGCGATCGCGTCGGGAGAAACTCGCATCAAAGGTTTATTATTGGGTGAAGACCCTCGCAGTACGGCGAGTTGTTTTCGTCAGATGGGGGCAGAAATTTCGCCTTTAAATACCGATGAAGTTATTGTTAAAGGTGTCGGTTTGGGTTTGTTACAAGAACCTAATGAAGTCTTGAATGCTGGTAATTCTGGTACTACTCTCAGATTGATGTTAGGTATTCTTGCTTCCCAACCGGGACGCTTTTTTACTGTTACTGGGGATAACTCGCTGCGATCGCGTCCGATGTCCCGTGTGGTGAAACCTTTACAGCAAATGGGTGCGAAAATTTGGGGACGCAAGGGTGATTCTCTCGCACCTCTGGCTGTTCGCGGGACGGAATTACAACCAATTCATTATCACTCGCCGATCGCGTCTGCACAAGTTAAATCTTGTGTTCTTCTCGCTGGTTTGATGACAACGGGTGAAACTACTGTTACTGAACCTGCTTTATCCCGCGATCATAGTGAGAGAATGTTACAAGCATTTGGGGCAAAAATCAAGGTAGACCCGGAAACTAATTCTGTCACTATTCAAGGTAGACCCAAATTAGAGGGACAAACTGTAATTGTACCAGGAGATATTAGTTCCGCCGCGTTTTGGTTAATTGCGGGTGCGATCGTTCCTGACTCGGAGTTATTAATTGAAAATGTTGGTGTTAATCCCACTCGTACCGGAATTTTAGAAGCTTTGGCGATGATGGGTGCTAATATTACCAAGGAAAATGAAAGAGAAGTAGCCGGAGAACCTGTAGCCGATTTGCGAGTGCGTTCGAGTAAGTTGCAAAGTTGTACAATTTCTGGCGATATTATACCTCGTTTAATCGATGAAATCCCTATTTTAGCCGTCGCCGCAATTTTTGCCGAAGGGACAACTATAATTAAAGATGCAGCCGAATTGCGAGTGAAAGAAAGCGATCGCCTTGCTGTCACTGCCAACCAACTCAATCGCATGGGTGCAAAGATTCACGAATTACCTGACGGCTTAGAAATTACCGGAGGTACAACCTTAATCGGAACCGAAGTAGATAGTTGCACAGACCATCGCATTGCCATGAGTTTAGCAATTGCTGCCCTCAACGCCAAGGGTACGACCACAATCCACGGTGCGGAAGCCGCCGCAATCTCTTATCCTGACTTTGTCACTACCTTACAAGGAATCTGCGAATCTTAA
- a CDS encoding ABC1 kinase family protein, giving the protein MSRYPNITSEEGIRRYDAQEIARYCRRHLWKVIGRALTIAWFFGTFIIALQLDKWRGQQEIDKYKRARQLRQILTRLGPTFIKVGQALSTRPDLIRKDFLQELTKLQDQLPPFDSDRAFKIIETELSRKVSELYQEIAPQPVAAASLGQVYRAFLHSGEEVAVKVQRPDLLPIVTLDLYLMRWGASLLAPWLPLNLGHDLTLIVDEFGCKLFEEIDYLNEARNAEKFATNFRDDPHVKVPTIYWRYTNTRVLTLEWIDGFKLTDTAKIKAANLDQNKLIEIGVTAGLRQLLEFGFFHADPHPGNLFALPDGRMAFIDFGMMDQLEEFTKETIASSVVHLINKDYYGLAADFVNLGFLTPDTQIEPIIPALEQVLGKAMGESVANFNFKTITDEFSELMYDYPFRVPAKFALIIRSLVTQEGLALSLNPEFKIIEVSYPYVARRLLTGESPQMRRRLIDVLFKDGTFQWQRLENMIAIARLDSKFNLLPTAQLGLQYLLSDEGQYLRRQLLLALTENDRLHTEEVQRLWNLVKDDLQPGQLFNVALTAIRSFSNETVPTPIPKTKAPLIK; this is encoded by the coding sequence GTGAGTAGATATCCGAATATTACGTCTGAGGAAGGAATCAGGCGCTACGACGCGCAGGAAATCGCTCGTTATTGTCGCCGCCATCTGTGGAAAGTTATTGGTAGAGCCTTGACAATTGCCTGGTTTTTTGGTACTTTCATAATCGCTTTACAATTAGACAAATGGCGCGGTCAGCAAGAAATCGATAAATACAAACGCGCCCGACAGCTACGTCAGATTCTTACCCGCTTGGGTCCAACATTTATCAAAGTAGGACAAGCACTTTCGACCAGACCAGACTTAATTCGCAAAGATTTTTTACAGGAATTAACAAAACTCCAAGACCAACTGCCACCCTTTGACAGCGATCGCGCCTTTAAGATTATCGAAACCGAGTTAAGTCGCAAAGTAAGCGAATTATATCAAGAAATTGCGCCCCAACCAGTAGCCGCAGCGAGTCTAGGTCAAGTATATCGCGCTTTTCTCCATAGTGGTGAAGAAGTCGCAGTGAAAGTACAGCGACCGGATTTATTACCGATCGTCACCCTAGATCTCTATTTAATGCGCTGGGGTGCAAGTTTGCTAGCACCCTGGCTACCATTAAATCTCGGTCACGATCTCACTTTAATTGTCGATGAATTCGGCTGTAAGTTATTTGAAGAAATAGATTATCTCAACGAAGCGCGGAATGCCGAAAAATTTGCAACCAATTTCCGTGACGATCCTCACGTTAAAGTTCCCACAATTTATTGGCGCTATACTAACACTCGCGTCCTAACTTTAGAATGGATTGACGGATTTAAACTGACCGATACTGCCAAAATTAAAGCAGCAAATCTCGACCAAAACAAACTAATAGAAATTGGTGTAACCGCAGGGTTGCGACAATTATTAGAATTTGGCTTTTTTCATGCCGATCCCCATCCTGGTAATTTATTCGCCCTTCCCGATGGTCGCATGGCGTTTATTGACTTCGGGATGATGGATCAGTTAGAAGAATTTACCAAAGAAACGATCGCTAGTTCAGTCGTTCATTTAATTAACAAAGATTACTACGGTTTAGCTGCTGATTTTGTTAACCTCGGCTTTTTAACTCCAGATACCCAAATCGAACCAATTATCCCAGCTTTGGAACAAGTGTTAGGAAAAGCAATGGGAGAAAGCGTCGCTAACTTCAACTTTAAAACGATTACCGACGAGTTTTCGGAATTGATGTACGATTATCCTTTCCGAGTTCCCGCTAAATTCGCTTTAATTATTCGTTCGTTGGTAACTCAGGAAGGATTAGCACTTTCTTTAAATCCAGAGTTTAAAATTATCGAAGTTTCCTATCCTTATGTAGCACGACGGTTGCTAACTGGAGAATCTCCTCAAATGCGGCGGCGTTTAATTGATGTCTTGTTTAAAGACGGGACATTTCAGTGGCAGAGATTGGAAAATATGATCGCGATCGCGCGTTTGGATAGTAAATTTAACCTCTTACCTACCGCCCAACTCGGTTTACAATACTTACTGTCTGATGAAGGTCAGTATCTACGCCGTCAGTTGTTACTCGCTTTGACTGAAAACGATCGCCTGCATACAGAAGAAGTTCAGCGCTTGTGGAATTTAGTTAAAGATGACCTTCAACCCGGACAATTGTTTAACGTTGCGCTAACTGCGATCCGCAGTTTCTCTAACGAAACAGTACCTACCCCCATCCCCAAAACGAAAGCACCCTTGATTAAATAA
- a CDS encoding type II toxin-antitoxin system RelE/ParE family toxin encodes MAYQVNWSSKALEDLDDLAAYIARDSAAYAATIIQKILDTTRSLSQFPRSGRIVPELGEENIREKFAYNYRIIYRVQGETVTIAAVIHGKRQLENWEDV; translated from the coding sequence ATGGCTTATCAAGTAAATTGGTCTTCTAAAGCATTAGAAGATTTAGACGATCTTGCAGCCTATATTGCTCGTGATTCTGCTGCTTACGCTGCGACAATTATTCAAAAAATACTCGACACAACCAGAAGTTTAAGTCAGTTTCCGCGATCGGGACGAATTGTTCCTGAATTAGGAGAGGAAAATATTCGAGAAAAGTTTGCTTATAACTATCGGATTATTTATCGGGTTCAAGGAGAAACTGTTACAATCGCGGCAGTTATTCATGGTAAAAGGCAGTTAGAAAATTGGGAAGATGTTTAG
- a CDS encoding M1 family metallopeptidase produces MLHSYYFDTEDNGKRSFELPGAKPQYNPDRPGQVEHIFLDLVLDIPNESFHGTCTITLQPVVPGITSLTLDAVNLKIDSVLVDKVSQPFDYDDEKLQIQLLQPTTEAKMEIAIAYRVDRPQRGLYFITPDSDYPDKPTQVWTQGEDEDSRFWFPCFDYPGQLATSEIRVQVPQPYLAISNGELISREEKNKTIIYHWRQKQIHPTYLMTLAVGDFAEIKDEWNNIPVTYYVDKNREADARRSMGKTPRMLEFFSEKYGYNYPYPKYAQVCVADFIFGGMENTSTTLLTDRCLIDDRAEIDNQRTESLVAHELAHQWFGDLVVIKHWSHAWIKEGAASYSEVQWTENEYGKDDAAYYLLNEARSYISEDTSRYRRPIVTNIYREAIELYDRHLYEKGACVYHMIRATLGDELFDKAIHTFVRQNAHKTVETIDLLRAIENATGRNLAPLFDQYVFRGGHPDYKVSYSWDNKSKLAKLSVTQKQAKKDSTGSDSELFDLTIPLAFGYVDKSGNVDFKTMSLRIHEREQSFYFPLENKPKFVSFDLGNNLLKTVTLDYPVANLKAQLKHDPDPISRIYAAADLSKKSGLEAVKALAEALQNDAFWGVRVEVAKELGKIKLDQAAKALISGLVDEDTKVRRAVISSLSKFKTTESYEKIKQIAEAGDASYYTEAAAISCLGEMVSGNLKEKEAEVIEFFKQVLQTRTGWNEVVRCGAISGLSKMKTCSEAVDIILEYTQPGVPQALRLAAIRGLGAVSTGQSPAKLELILEQLEAIIAETFFLTQVAVVSGLEQMETEKAIAQLQALANQTSDGRVRRRAEEAVKKVQQKVGSDKALQKLREDLDQLKQENQELKSRLAKLEAQE; encoded by the coding sequence ATGTTGCACTCATATTATTTCGATACAGAAGATAACGGCAAGCGTTCTTTTGAGTTACCAGGGGCGAAACCTCAGTATAACCCCGATCGCCCGGGACAGGTAGAACATATTTTCCTGGATCTAGTTCTCGATATCCCCAACGAAAGCTTTCACGGCACTTGTACAATTACTCTCCAGCCTGTAGTTCCCGGCATAACCAGCTTAACTCTCGATGCAGTCAATCTTAAAATCGACTCAGTATTAGTCGATAAAGTCAGTCAGCCCTTTGACTACGACGACGAAAAACTCCAAATCCAGTTGCTTCAACCCACCACCGAAGCCAAAATGGAAATCGCGATCGCTTACCGCGTCGATCGACCCCAACGAGGTTTATATTTTATCACCCCAGACTCCGATTATCCTGACAAACCCACTCAAGTTTGGACTCAAGGAGAAGATGAAGACTCTCGTTTTTGGTTCCCTTGTTTTGATTATCCCGGACAATTAGCTACTTCTGAAATTCGCGTACAAGTCCCCCAACCTTACTTAGCTATCTCCAACGGCGAACTCATTTCTAGAGAAGAAAAAAACAAAACAATTATCTATCATTGGCGACAAAAACAAATCCATCCCACCTATTTAATGACCTTAGCAGTTGGTGATTTTGCCGAAATTAAAGACGAATGGAATAACATTCCCGTCACTTATTATGTAGACAAAAATAGAGAAGCAGATGCTCGACGCAGCATGGGCAAAACTCCACGAATGTTAGAATTTTTTAGTGAAAAATATGGCTATAATTACCCCTACCCTAAATACGCCCAAGTTTGTGTCGCCGACTTTATTTTCGGCGGGATGGAAAACACCTCTACCACCTTATTAACCGATCGCTGTCTGATCGACGATCGCGCCGAAATTGATAACCAACGTACTGAAAGTTTAGTTGCTCACGAACTCGCACATCAATGGTTTGGCGATCTAGTCGTAATTAAACATTGGTCCCACGCTTGGATTAAAGAAGGTGCAGCCTCTTATTCGGAAGTTCAGTGGACAGAAAACGAATATGGAAAAGACGATGCAGCTTATTACCTTTTAAACGAAGCCAGAAGTTATATTTCTGAAGATACTTCTCGCTATCGTCGCCCCATTGTAACTAACATTTATCGGGAAGCGATCGAACTTTACGATCGCCATCTTTACGAAAAAGGTGCTTGTGTTTATCACATGATTCGGGCGACTCTCGGAGACGAACTTTTTGACAAAGCAATTCATACTTTTGTCCGCCAAAATGCTCACAAAACTGTCGAAACTATCGATTTATTACGCGCAATTGAAAACGCCACCGGACGCAATTTAGCGCCGCTTTTCGATCAATACGTTTTTCGAGGTGGTCATCCTGATTACAAAGTTAGTTATTCCTGGGATAATAAAAGTAAACTCGCTAAACTAAGCGTCACCCAAAAACAAGCGAAGAAAGATTCCACAGGTAGCGACAGCGAGTTATTCGATTTAACTATTCCCCTGGCTTTCGGCTATGTAGATAAGTCGGGAAATGTAGATTTCAAAACGATGTCTCTTCGCATCCACGAACGGGAACAATCTTTTTACTTCCCCTTAGAAAATAAACCTAAATTTGTCAGTTTTGATTTAGGTAATAATCTTCTTAAAACTGTAACTTTAGATTATCCAGTTGCTAATTTAAAAGCACAATTAAAACACGATCCCGATCCAATTTCTCGGATTTATGCTGCTGCTGATTTAAGCAAAAAAAGCGGATTAGAAGCCGTGAAAGCACTCGCAGAAGCTTTACAAAATGATGCTTTTTGGGGAGTAAGAGTTGAGGTAGCAAAAGAATTAGGTAAAATCAAACTCGACCAAGCTGCAAAAGCTTTAATCTCTGGTTTAGTAGATGAAGACACAAAAGTGCGTCGCGCAGTTATTAGTAGTTTGAGCAAATTTAAAACTACTGAAAGTTACGAAAAAATTAAACAAATAGCTGAAGCAGGAGATGCTAGTTACTACACTGAAGCAGCAGCTATTAGTTGTTTAGGTGAGATGGTTTCTGGGAATTTAAAAGAGAAAGAAGCCGAAGTAATTGAGTTTTTTAAGCAAGTTTTGCAGACAAGAACTGGTTGGAATGAAGTTGTGCGTTGTGGTGCAATTTCTGGTTTGAGTAAGATGAAAACTTGTTCCGAAGCGGTGGATATAATTCTCGAATATACTCAACCAGGAGTTCCCCAAGCTTTACGTTTAGCTGCTATTCGTGGTTTGGGTGCGGTTTCTACTGGTCAAAGTCCGGCTAAATTAGAATTAATTCTCGAACAGTTAGAAGCAATTATTGCAGAAACTTTCTTCTTAACCCAAGTTGCGGTAGTTTCCGGGTTAGAACAAATGGAAACCGAAAAAGCGATCGCGCAATTACAAGCTTTAGCTAATCAAACTTCTGACGGAAGGGTGCGTCGTCGCGCTGAAGAAGCAGTGAAAAAAGTCCAGCAAAAAGTTGGTTCGGATAAAGCTTTGCAAAAGTTGCGCGAGGATCTCGATCAACTCAAACAAGAAAATCAGGAACTTAAGAGTCGTTTAGCGAAATTAGAAGCACAAGAATAG
- a CDS encoding class I SAM-dependent methyltransferase, with amino-acid sequence MTATTINNPGLASRFVNGILAIKPLASFAKYKAREMMIKRAEKIGVPWREEVRKLRQHDWDREFAEVENPQLVYPEYYLRSFHAYDRGNLSWDAALEVEVAAYAVHAGIWQDAGAKGDPRLRQSYHNLLKEQIPSQPQAILDLGCSVGMSSFALQATYPNSKVTGIDLSPYFLAVANYKNRQRQQNISWLHAAAENTGLPDRSFDLVSAFLLFHELPQSAATEILAEARRLLRPGGYLGIMEMNPRSQVYAQMPPYILTLLKSTEPYLDQYFSLDLADAIADAGFEPPTIISNSPRHRTVIAKVK; translated from the coding sequence ATGACTGCAACAACGATTAATAATCCAGGTTTAGCTTCGCGCTTTGTTAACGGGATACTCGCGATTAAGCCTTTGGCAAGTTTTGCTAAGTACAAGGCACGTGAGATGATGATTAAACGGGCGGAAAAAATTGGCGTACCTTGGCGTGAAGAGGTACGAAAGTTACGCCAGCATGATTGGGATCGCGAATTTGCGGAGGTGGAAAATCCTCAGTTAGTTTATCCAGAATACTATCTGCGATCGTTCCATGCTTACGATCGCGGTAATCTTAGTTGGGATGCTGCTTTAGAGGTGGAAGTTGCTGCTTATGCTGTCCATGCAGGTATTTGGCAAGATGCAGGGGCGAAGGGCGATCCGAGATTAAGACAAAGTTATCATAATTTGCTGAAAGAACAAATTCCTAGTCAACCGCAAGCTATTTTAGATCTTGGTTGTAGTGTGGGAATGAGTAGTTTTGCTTTGCAAGCAACTTATCCTAATAGTAAGGTGACGGGAATAGATTTATCGCCTTATTTTTTAGCTGTAGCTAATTATAAGAATAGACAGCGACAGCAAAATATTAGTTGGTTACACGCTGCGGCGGAAAATACAGGTTTACCCGATCGATCTTTTGATTTAGTTTCGGCATTTTTGCTTTTTCATGAGTTACCTCAAAGTGCAGCAACCGAAATTTTAGCGGAAGCACGGCGTTTGTTGCGTCCGGGCGGTTATTTGGGAATTATGGAAATGAATCCGCGATCGCAGGTTTATGCCCAAATGCCTCCTTATATCTTAACTTTGCTTAAGAGTACGGAGCCTTATCTGGATCAGTATTTTAGCTTGGATTTGGCTGACGCGATCGCTGATGCAGGTTTTGAACCACCAACTATTATTTCTAATAGTCCCCGCCATCGCACTGTGATTGCTAAAGTGAAATAA
- a CDS encoding protein kinase domain-containing protein encodes MSNYPNFGNPRYQIIRELGRNREGGRITYLATGETEKQMVALKQFRFAQEDSNWEGYKTYQRELQLLQELDCPGIPRYVDAFETPEGFSLVQEYIPAPSLAERHSFKPDEIKHIAVSTLEILVDLQNRLPPVIHRDIKPENILLDERLNVYLVDFGLARIGSQDVAASSIAAGTPGFIAPEQLFNRPLSLATDLYSLGATLFCLLAGTRSADIGKLIDENYRFDFQLLDPRLNKSFVKWLKKMLEPVVHKRYPNAASALAALKPLEVMSSPVNLTNWKLAGLVVALVGISLVGKLEKLSQQPVPTYTPPVRETDLDLAGQFFQEGERLSAQGAYQRALIAYDEAIALKPNYGEAFSSRCWVLQQMERYTEALAACDRALSINSGSKQTWNRQAGALAGLGRNREAIATYTRALQIDPDYYWAWNDLGAIYNQEGRYAEALAAAQRATELDPDTYNAWKVRGEAELGLQRYSAALNSFKSAIKINPEEYWSWYGQGVALEKMGARADAIASYNRAITLNPEFYLAIEKKRQLVEKLAP; translated from the coding sequence ATGAGCAACTATCCAAATTTTGGCAATCCCAGATATCAAATCATCCGAGAATTGGGAAGAAACCGGGAAGGAGGACGAATTACCTATCTTGCTACTGGTGAAACTGAAAAACAAATGGTCGCCTTGAAACAGTTTCGCTTTGCTCAAGAGGATTCTAACTGGGAAGGTTACAAAACTTATCAACGCGAACTGCAACTGCTGCAAGAATTAGATTGTCCGGGTATTCCTCGCTATGTGGATGCTTTTGAGACTCCAGAAGGTTTTTCTTTGGTACAAGAATATATTCCCGCACCTTCTTTAGCTGAAAGACACAGTTTTAAACCCGATGAAATCAAACATATTGCTGTGTCAACCTTAGAAATTTTAGTGGATTTACAAAATCGCCTTCCTCCGGTTATTCATCGAGATATTAAACCAGAAAATATTTTGCTTGACGAGCGCTTAAATGTTTATTTGGTTGATTTTGGTTTAGCTCGAATTGGTTCTCAAGATGTTGCTGCTAGTAGTATAGCGGCAGGTACGCCCGGCTTTATTGCTCCGGAACAGTTATTTAATCGTCCGCTAAGTTTGGCAACCGATCTATATAGTTTGGGTGCAACTTTATTTTGTTTGCTTGCTGGTACTCGTTCGGCAGATATTGGTAAGTTAATTGATGAGAATTATCGCTTTGATTTTCAGCTTCTCGATCCGAGATTAAATAAGTCTTTTGTCAAATGGCTGAAGAAAATGTTAGAACCAGTTGTTCACAAGCGCTATCCTAATGCAGCTTCGGCTTTGGCAGCATTGAAACCTCTGGAGGTGATGAGTTCCCCAGTTAATTTAACTAATTGGAAATTAGCTGGTTTAGTTGTTGCTTTAGTCGGGATTAGTTTGGTTGGCAAATTAGAAAAGTTATCCCAACAACCAGTTCCTACTTATACACCTCCTGTGAGAGAAACCGATCTAGATTTAGCTGGACAATTTTTCCAAGAAGGGGAAAGATTGAGCGCACAAGGTGCCTATCAAAGAGCTTTAATTGCTTATGATGAAGCGATCGCGTTAAAGCCTAATTATGGGGAAGCATTTTCGAGTCGTTGTTGGGTGTTGCAACAAATGGAGCGTTATACTGAAGCATTAGCAGCTTGCGATCGCGCGCTCTCGATTAATTCTGGTTCCAAACAAACTTGGAATCGACAAGCAGGTGCTTTAGCAGGTTTGGGTAGAAATCGCGAAGCGATCGCTACTTATACTCGCGCATTGCAAATCGATCCCGATTATTATTGGGCTTGGAATGACCTCGGAGCGATCTACAATCAGGAGGGACGCTACGCTGAAGCCCTAGCTGCGGCACAAAGAGCGACAGAACTCGATCCTGACACTTATAATGCTTGGAAGGTACGCGGTGAAGCTGAACTTGGTTTACAACGTTATTCAGCCGCACTCAATTCCTTTAAGTCAGCAATTAAAATAAATCCAGAGGAATATTGGAGTTGGTATGGGCAAGGGGTAGCATTAGAAAAAATGGGTGCGCGCGCGGACGCGATCGCCTCTTACAATCGAGCAATTACTCTTAATCCTGAGTTCTATTTAGCCATCGAGAAGAAAAGGCAATTAGTGGAGAAATTAGCACCATAA